From one Mycolicibacterium sp. HK-90 genomic stretch:
- a CDS encoding LysR substrate-binding domain-containing protein — MKFDLRRMQLLRELAHRGTVTSVAAALSYSSSAVSQQLAVLEREIGAQLLVPDGRRVQLTPQAEILVQHTSVILEQLEAAEAEIAASMQNVVGSVRLATIQTAALACVPEMLTTLAATHPGLRVRLTQAEPDVAIPGLLAREFDLVCDEGFADFPAPRSSDTHLEAIADDPMRVAFREPPEGRNAFDTRLEDFAEHPWVMELPGSPTREWAVATCRHAGFDPRIEHQTSDNLVQAELVARGQAVAFLPDLLWFGRRPTFHLRWMARSHTRTIVTTCRAGSQDHPAIAAVRGAFRQAFGVNRPAVTDR, encoded by the coding sequence ATGAAGTTTGACCTGCGCCGGATGCAGTTGCTCCGCGAGTTGGCGCATCGAGGGACGGTGACTTCGGTGGCGGCAGCCTTGTCTTACAGTTCGTCTGCGGTCTCTCAGCAACTCGCAGTACTCGAACGCGAGATCGGAGCTCAATTACTGGTGCCGGATGGGCGACGCGTGCAGCTGACGCCGCAGGCCGAGATTCTCGTTCAGCACACTTCGGTCATTCTTGAACAACTCGAGGCCGCCGAAGCTGAGATTGCCGCGTCGATGCAGAATGTGGTCGGGTCTGTGCGGTTGGCGACTATCCAGACCGCCGCTCTGGCATGCGTGCCGGAGATGCTCACCACCCTGGCCGCAACCCATCCCGGATTGCGTGTGCGTCTGACGCAAGCAGAACCTGATGTGGCGATACCTGGGTTGCTAGCGCGTGAATTCGACCTCGTATGCGACGAAGGGTTCGCCGATTTCCCGGCTCCTCGGTCTTCGGATACGCATCTGGAAGCGATTGCTGACGATCCGATGCGCGTGGCGTTTCGTGAACCGCCCGAAGGCCGGAATGCGTTTGACACCCGGCTCGAAGACTTCGCCGAGCATCCGTGGGTGATGGAGTTGCCCGGAAGCCCCACTCGCGAATGGGCGGTGGCCACGTGTCGCCATGCAGGATTCGACCCTCGCATTGAGCATCAAACCAGCGACAATCTCGTCCAAGCTGAGCTGGTCGCACGCGGGCAAGCCGTAGCGTTCTTACCCGACCTCTTGTGGTTCGGACGGCGGCCGACATTTCACCTGCGTTGGATGGCACGTTCACATACCCGCACGATAGTCACGACCTGCCGGGCCGGCTCGCAGGACCATCCGGCGATCGCCGCGGTGCGCGGAGCGTTTCGTCAGGCGTTCGGGGTCAACCGGCCTGCTGTGACCGACCGTTAA
- a CDS encoding MarR family winged helix-turn-helix transcriptional regulator, whose product MSRQVGVRTDLAEAIARYQAAVDDFDRECARVLGVNETDLRCLEILIREVGDATPRYLADGLGLTTGSVTAMLDRLEKLNYVQRKPHPDDRRKVIVAPTPHAVSRVDELIAPLVADGNNLLGGYNQSDLALICEFLTRTADLQHQHTMQLRRQGN is encoded by the coding sequence TTGTCAAGACAAGTTGGGGTTCGGACTGACCTAGCCGAGGCGATCGCCCGCTATCAGGCTGCGGTCGACGACTTCGACCGCGAGTGCGCCCGCGTCCTAGGGGTCAACGAAACTGATCTGCGGTGCCTGGAGATCCTGATCCGGGAGGTCGGTGACGCGACGCCGCGGTATCTGGCTGATGGTCTCGGGCTCACGACTGGCAGTGTGACGGCGATGCTGGACAGGCTGGAGAAACTGAATTATGTGCAACGGAAGCCACATCCAGATGACCGCCGGAAAGTGATCGTCGCACCGACTCCCCATGCGGTGAGCCGGGTTGACGAACTCATAGCCCCATTGGTTGCCGACGGAAACAACTTGCTCGGCGGCTACAACCAGTCCGATCTCGCCTTAATCTGCGAATTCCTCACTCGGACTGCCGATCTGCAACACCAACACACGATGCAGCTTCGGCGGCAAGGCAACTAG
- a CDS encoding FAD-binding oxidoreductase, whose translation MSDLADVIVVGCGVQGLSVALNIARRGQRVIAVDRVGPGQQTSARAAGQSVIAQTDPAMGALMHRSIAGIVNFTARTGIALPYHQVGSIKYACQEWSARQLEREVSRARMLGARVDMIDLIDAGKLAPHTDPTAATAAWYSPDDIYFEPPLLVEAMYQAALDAGVDFRFGVSVAGIVAAGGKVSGIDSTAGRLVSEAVVVAAGSWTAPLLEDALGTSLPLSYVRHQYSIRTEVPGINPSLPSVRVVDHAVYARPVGADLMFGTYEPHPLTFDAAALPAHTEDVPLEAAAIDDALSQVARIFPTVTGSPVRQLRGGVVTMTPDGSYIIDHCDAAAGLYFSAGCNVMGLSVAPALGEDIAEWVITGRRPDSLAGFSASRFDGSLGASAELEGRALRQYEAIYRDEQSLQHVRVYGGGYRGRQACT comes from the coding sequence GTGAGCGACCTCGCCGACGTTATCGTCGTCGGATGCGGGGTCCAGGGACTGAGCGTCGCGCTCAACATCGCGCGACGAGGCCAGCGTGTCATCGCTGTCGATCGGGTCGGACCAGGACAGCAGACTTCGGCCCGTGCGGCTGGCCAATCCGTCATAGCGCAGACCGACCCCGCAATGGGCGCGCTGATGCACCGCAGTATCGCCGGTATCGTTAACTTCACTGCTCGCACTGGTATCGCGTTGCCGTACCACCAGGTGGGCAGCATCAAGTACGCCTGCCAGGAATGGTCCGCGCGCCAGTTGGAACGTGAAGTGTCACGCGCGAGGATGCTCGGCGCGCGTGTCGACATGATCGATCTCATCGATGCGGGCAAACTCGCGCCGCACACTGATCCGACGGCAGCGACCGCGGCGTGGTATTCCCCAGATGACATCTATTTTGAACCACCGCTTTTGGTGGAAGCCATGTACCAGGCAGCGCTCGATGCCGGCGTTGATTTTCGATTTGGGGTGAGCGTCGCCGGCATCGTCGCAGCAGGGGGCAAAGTCAGCGGGATCGACTCAACCGCGGGCCGCTTAGTATCTGAAGCAGTTGTCGTGGCAGCGGGAAGCTGGACAGCGCCCCTGCTGGAGGATGCCCTGGGTACGTCGCTTCCGCTGAGCTATGTGCGCCATCAGTACTCGATTCGTACCGAGGTGCCTGGGATCAACCCATCCCTGCCGTCGGTACGTGTTGTCGACCACGCGGTGTATGCCCGGCCCGTAGGCGCGGACCTGATGTTTGGCACCTACGAACCGCACCCGCTGACTTTCGATGCTGCGGCGTTACCCGCTCACACCGAAGATGTGCCGCTAGAGGCGGCCGCGATTGACGACGCCTTGAGCCAAGTAGCGCGAATCTTTCCCACGGTGACAGGGTCGCCGGTGAGGCAGCTGAGAGGTGGGGTGGTCACGATGACCCCCGACGGCAGCTACATCATTGACCATTGCGATGCGGCGGCAGGCCTGTACTTCTCAGCGGGCTGCAATGTGATGGGGCTTTCTGTCGCACCCGCGCTGGGCGAAGACATCGCGGAATGGGTGATCACCGGGCGCCGGCCCGACTCGTTGGCGGGATTTTCGGCGTCACGATTCGATGGAAGCCTGGGGGCCTCGGCCGAATTAGAGGGCCGTGCGTTGCGCCAATACGAAGCGATCTACCGGGACGAACAGTCACTACAGCACGTGCGAGTCTACGGCGGCGGTTACCGAGGTCGGCAGGCCTGCACTTAA
- a CDS encoding NAD-dependent succinate-semialdehyde dehydrogenase yields MVKVACPTRLYIDGSWAGSASDATFVVEDPATGAEVVAVADATPEDGVAALDAACAVRDSWQSTPPRVRGEILRRVFEALTARTEEFARIITLEAGKPIIESRSEVAYAAEFLRWFAEEAVRVGGRTAISPDGKSRLWVERRAVGPCLLITPWNFPLAMATRKIAPAVAAGCPMVVKPAELTPLSTLLLAELFIDAGLPNGVLNIVPTSDPSALTRRLLSDPRLRKVSFTGSTPVGRTLLQLASTHVVRTSMELGGNAPFIVFADACVDAAVAGAVQAKLRNGGQACTAANRFLVHESVVDEFSAKFAAHMDQLRLGPGIDPRTDIGPLINQRAVDKVAGLVEDAVDESGARVLTRGQSSDRSGYFFRPTVLADVPVTADVLDHEIFGPVAPISSFYSDEEALRYANDTEYGLAAYVYTSDLDRAMTMSESIEAGMVAVNTGLISNPAAPFGGIKQSGLGREGGAEGIAEYLDIRYASFPATRFNGRSQQAG; encoded by the coding sequence ATAGTGAAAGTCGCTTGTCCGACCCGCCTGTACATCGACGGAAGTTGGGCCGGGTCGGCCTCTGACGCAACTTTTGTCGTTGAAGACCCCGCGACAGGAGCTGAGGTAGTCGCAGTCGCCGATGCCACTCCGGAAGACGGTGTCGCCGCGCTCGACGCAGCGTGCGCAGTGCGCGACAGCTGGCAATCGACCCCGCCACGAGTGCGTGGTGAGATCCTGCGCCGGGTGTTCGAGGCCCTGACGGCGCGCACTGAGGAATTCGCCCGGATAATCACGCTCGAGGCGGGCAAACCGATTATCGAATCACGCAGCGAGGTTGCCTACGCCGCAGAGTTTCTACGATGGTTCGCCGAAGAAGCCGTTCGTGTCGGCGGTCGTACCGCTATCTCTCCGGACGGCAAGAGTCGGCTATGGGTCGAGCGGCGTGCCGTAGGTCCGTGCCTGCTGATCACGCCATGGAACTTTCCGTTGGCGATGGCGACCCGCAAGATCGCTCCAGCTGTGGCCGCCGGATGTCCGATGGTCGTCAAACCCGCCGAGCTGACACCGCTGAGCACGCTGTTGCTGGCTGAGCTGTTCATCGACGCGGGTCTGCCGAACGGCGTCCTCAACATCGTCCCGACATCCGATCCCTCAGCATTGACTCGTAGGCTGCTATCGGATCCGAGGTTGCGGAAAGTCTCGTTCACAGGGTCAACACCTGTTGGTCGTACACTGCTTCAGCTGGCTTCCACACACGTTGTTCGCACGTCAATGGAGCTCGGCGGCAATGCACCGTTCATCGTATTCGCCGATGCGTGTGTTGACGCGGCAGTGGCTGGCGCGGTTCAGGCCAAGCTGCGCAACGGCGGTCAAGCGTGTACTGCCGCGAATCGCTTCCTTGTTCATGAATCGGTGGTAGATGAATTTAGTGCGAAGTTTGCGGCCCACATGGACCAGCTGCGCCTCGGGCCTGGCATAGACCCTCGCACTGACATCGGGCCGCTGATCAATCAGCGTGCCGTTGACAAGGTGGCGGGACTCGTAGAGGACGCAGTTGACGAATCCGGCGCCCGCGTGCTGACGCGAGGACAATCGTCTGACCGCTCGGGGTACTTCTTCAGACCCACTGTGCTTGCAGACGTACCGGTGACGGCGGATGTCCTCGATCACGAGATTTTCGGACCGGTGGCGCCGATCTCGAGCTTTTATTCGGACGAGGAAGCTCTGCGGTACGCGAATGACACCGAATATGGCTTAGCGGCATACGTTTACACGAGCGACCTGGATCGGGCGATGACGATGTCGGAGAGCATCGAAGCCGGAATGGTGGCAGTCAACACGGGTCTGATCTCAAATCCGGCAGCGCCGTTTGGGGGCATCAAGCAGTCCGGGCTCGGCCGAGAAGGCGGCGCAGAGGGCATCGCCGAGTACCTTGATATCCGCTACGCGAGCTTTCCTGCCACTCGATTTAACGGTCGGTCACAGCAGGCCGGTTGA
- a CDS encoding amidohydrolase family protein gives MTTLVVTGASTMLSGDMSGPVIDGADTIVCTDGVISQIGRSQDLQASLTAADIVIDAVGSTVAPGLIDSHCHVVLGDYTPRQKTVDFLASYVHGGITSVVSPGEIHAPGRPHSAVGVKALAIAAKTCFDNFRPGGMSVHAGAVVLEPTLQPEDFAELQRAGVKLAKFGFGEYTDPAQGRDQVKWAQEHGITVMCHSGGASIPGSQPITPDHLLTLAPDVCGHINGGPTALSESGVDRIMDETEMALQLVQAGNLRSSVRILRRALESGNFHRIVIGSDTPTGTGVMPLGVIKTVAELSSLAEVDPALMWAAATGNNARTWGLPAGVIRVGAAADIVVMDAPWGSGAPDAVGALSVGDIPGISAVIAGGAVRALKSRNTPRAARLATVTPRLEHLEAAH, from the coding sequence ATGACCACGCTGGTCGTCACCGGCGCATCAACGATGCTGTCCGGTGATATGTCAGGACCCGTTATCGACGGCGCAGACACGATCGTGTGCACCGACGGCGTGATAAGTCAGATCGGCCGAAGTCAAGATCTGCAGGCGTCGCTCACGGCAGCCGACATCGTCATCGACGCGGTGGGCAGCACCGTAGCGCCCGGACTGATCGATTCTCACTGTCACGTCGTACTCGGCGACTACACGCCGCGCCAGAAGACGGTCGATTTCTTGGCGAGCTACGTCCATGGCGGGATCACCAGCGTAGTTTCGCCAGGTGAGATACACGCACCAGGGCGTCCGCACTCGGCGGTGGGCGTCAAGGCGCTGGCGATCGCGGCGAAGACATGCTTTGACAACTTCCGGCCCGGAGGGATGTCGGTACACGCAGGCGCGGTCGTGCTGGAGCCGACGTTGCAGCCCGAAGATTTCGCTGAACTGCAGCGAGCGGGAGTGAAGCTCGCGAAGTTCGGCTTCGGTGAATACACGGATCCTGCGCAAGGCCGCGACCAGGTGAAATGGGCGCAGGAGCACGGAATCACAGTGATGTGCCACTCTGGCGGGGCCAGCATTCCGGGAAGTCAACCGATCACACCGGATCATCTGCTTACTCTGGCGCCCGATGTCTGCGGTCACATCAACGGCGGGCCTACCGCGCTCAGTGAAAGCGGAGTGGACCGCATCATGGATGAGACTGAGATGGCATTGCAGCTGGTGCAAGCCGGCAACCTACGGTCATCGGTCCGGATCCTGCGGCGAGCGCTGGAGTCGGGCAACTTCCACCGCATCGTCATCGGCTCAGACACTCCCACTGGAACAGGCGTGATGCCGCTGGGGGTTATCAAGACCGTTGCCGAATTGTCCTCGCTGGCCGAGGTGGATCCGGCATTGATGTGGGCGGCCGCCACCGGTAACAACGCGCGCACGTGGGGGCTTCCAGCTGGGGTTATCCGGGTTGGTGCCGCCGCTGACATCGTCGTCATGGATGCTCCGTGGGGGTCCGGAGCCCCAGATGCAGTTGGAGCCTTGTCGGTTGGTGATATTCCAGGTATTTCGGCGGTCATCGCCGGCGGCGCCGTCCGAGCGCTCAAGAGCCGAAACACACCGCGTGCTGCGCGGCTCGCTACGGTGACACCGCGTCTGGAGCACCTCGAAGCGGCGCACTGA
- a CDS encoding GntR family transcriptional regulator: protein MSSSIRIVPRSEWMATSKASTKQGDGSATPTRRTTQGTVDGRSTRNSRKVPLSEDVRQKILLEISTGAFAPDDVLNTAALAERYGVSRTPVREALVALERAGVITVLPYRGHMVRTLSLADAQDIYFMREVLETAAAERAAQTIDATSLAQLEELCTSPIDLDVPAQTFDERCYDFHRIIAGASGSARLSGALEQVFSDNQRLHLVSAGLGSSALIIEEHESIVAALRTNDAARAREAMRDHLRSMFDGMLASLRSR from the coding sequence ATGTCCAGCTCGATCAGAATCGTGCCGAGGAGTGAATGGATGGCCACAAGCAAAGCGTCGACTAAACAAGGGGATGGGTCGGCGACGCCTACCCGCCGCACGACTCAAGGAACGGTCGACGGACGCAGCACACGGAACTCACGCAAGGTCCCGTTATCCGAAGACGTGCGTCAGAAGATCCTCTTAGAGATCTCGACAGGGGCATTCGCGCCCGACGATGTTCTCAACACCGCTGCGCTGGCAGAGCGTTACGGCGTCTCGCGGACGCCGGTACGCGAGGCGCTCGTCGCACTCGAACGAGCAGGCGTGATCACCGTCCTCCCCTATCGCGGGCACATGGTTCGCACCCTCAGCCTTGCTGACGCCCAGGACATCTATTTCATGAGAGAAGTACTCGAAACCGCGGCCGCAGAGCGGGCTGCACAAACAATTGACGCCACTAGCCTGGCTCAGTTAGAGGAGCTGTGTACCAGTCCGATTGACCTCGATGTGCCAGCACAGACCTTCGATGAGCGCTGCTATGACTTTCATCGCATCATCGCAGGCGCCTCCGGCAGCGCGCGGCTCTCGGGCGCGCTTGAGCAGGTTTTCAGCGACAATCAGCGGTTGCACTTGGTCAGCGCCGGTCTTGGATCTTCAGCGTTAATCATCGAGGAACACGAGTCGATCGTTGCGGCACTCCGGACCAACGACGCAGCGCGTGCCCGTGAGGCCATGCGCGATCATCTACGGTCGATGTTCGACGGAATGCTTGCCTCGCTGAGAAGCCGTTGA
- a CDS encoding tautomerase family protein: MPLVEITLYHGRTPEQKVAIAKAVSHALIDEGGAAPDSVHVIFRACEARDWLKSRELLDDSQ, from the coding sequence ATGCCTCTCGTAGAGATCACGCTCTACCACGGCCGCACACCCGAACAGAAGGTGGCGATCGCAAAGGCGGTGTCGCATGCGCTGATCGACGAGGGCGGTGCGGCTCCGGACTCGGTGCACGTGATCTTCCGTGCTTGCGAAGCGCGCGACTGGCTGAAGTCTAGAGAACTGCTCGACGACTCACAGTAA
- a CDS encoding amino acid synthesis family protein: MSADGLTIRKIWSQVEETRLVAGTADDQGPLRKVAVCAVVTNPYAGEGYVADLSQIIEGSEAVAKEIGAEAARLLAAPVQSYGKGGIAGSAGEQEHINAALTSVFGDALRAEVGGGEAWITSVTKVGGVGVSVDVPLAFKDDVWVRSHYDAMTITVPDGPQPNELVVIAVVANRGRLNARLGGKSVSEALNVANS, from the coding sequence ATGTCTGCTGATGGCCTGACAATCCGAAAAATCTGGAGTCAAGTCGAGGAGACGCGGCTGGTCGCCGGGACAGCCGATGATCAGGGGCCGCTCCGCAAGGTGGCAGTATGCGCCGTGGTGACGAATCCCTACGCCGGCGAGGGGTACGTGGCCGACCTGTCGCAGATCATTGAGGGTTCTGAAGCGGTTGCAAAGGAAATCGGTGCTGAAGCGGCCAGGCTCCTGGCCGCACCGGTCCAGAGCTATGGCAAGGGTGGTATCGCTGGGAGCGCAGGAGAACAGGAGCACATCAACGCCGCTCTGACGTCGGTCTTCGGGGATGCCTTGCGGGCCGAGGTCGGCGGCGGGGAGGCATGGATCACCTCCGTGACCAAGGTCGGCGGTGTCGGGGTGAGTGTTGACGTGCCACTGGCTTTCAAGGACGACGTGTGGGTCCGGAGCCACTACGACGCGATGACGATCACCGTGCCAGACGGTCCGCAGCCGAATGAACTTGTTGTCATCGCAGTGGTGGCCAACCGTGGCAGGCTCAACGCCCGGCTCGGCGGCAAGTCTGTCTCCGAGGCTCTGAATGTGGCGAACTCATGA
- a CDS encoding SDR family NAD(P)-dependent oxidoreductase, producing the protein MANRVAVVTGGASGLGEASAKRLAADGYDIALLDVNDAGGGRVQSEITSEGGKAHYYHVDVSDAAALEETAAAVARDLGTVEALVTSAGLTPNSEAILEMDMAAHELMWKVNYFGTIHACQSFGRVMASQKRGAIVTLGSIHSRLPMPLPAYNPGKAAIERLTQLLAVELGRFGVRVNSVGPTHVMTPPLMAAIEAGERDMTKIMEVHALDYLPSTEDVAEAIAFLCSDQAKAITGVLLPIDSGALAGISYKTYAGGVPWKQ; encoded by the coding sequence ATGGCAAACCGTGTCGCAGTCGTTACCGGCGGTGCTAGCGGACTTGGTGAAGCGTCTGCCAAACGGCTCGCCGCCGATGGTTACGACATCGCTCTGCTCGATGTGAATGACGCCGGTGGTGGTCGCGTGCAGTCGGAGATCACCAGCGAGGGGGGCAAGGCGCACTACTACCACGTCGACGTCTCCGACGCGGCCGCGCTAGAGGAAACTGCCGCAGCTGTCGCTCGTGACCTGGGTACGGTCGAGGCGCTGGTCACCTCGGCGGGCCTGACTCCAAACAGTGAGGCGATCCTCGAGATGGACATGGCGGCCCACGAACTGATGTGGAAGGTCAACTATTTCGGCACGATTCACGCCTGTCAGTCCTTCGGCCGTGTCATGGCATCGCAGAAGCGGGGTGCGATAGTAACTCTCGGCTCGATTCACAGCAGACTTCCGATGCCTCTGCCTGCGTACAACCCAGGCAAGGCGGCCATCGAGCGACTTACGCAGCTGCTCGCGGTGGAACTGGGTCGGTTCGGAGTCCGGGTCAACAGTGTCGGGCCCACTCATGTGATGACGCCGCCTTTGATGGCTGCGATCGAAGCCGGCGAACGCGACATGACCAAGATCATGGAGGTTCACGCGCTGGACTACCTGCCGTCTACCGAGGACGTGGCCGAGGCGATCGCCTTCCTGTGCTCGGATCAAGCCAAGGCCATCACCGGAGTCCTCCTGCCCATCGATAGCGGAGCGCTCGCAGGTATTTCGTACAAGACCTATGCAGGCGGCGTTCCGTGGAAGCAATAG
- a CDS encoding CGNR zinc finger domain-containing protein: MAMAHDTEFVLRAACVLVNTGRTHGDQLSEQSQLDEYLTEFGMTGHRDHDDRELQAVRKLRVAVGRIWAAAPEDERAVELVNALLRQTRATPWLTRHAEMPQWHLHLAAPAAPLATRLGAEMAMAFADLIRGDELRRLKLCAAPDCHAVLIDLSRNRSRIFCDTGNCANRQHVAAYRARHTAIEVCAR, from the coding sequence ATGGCGATGGCACACGATACGGAATTCGTCCTCCGCGCTGCCTGCGTGCTGGTCAACACCGGCCGAACCCATGGTGACCAGCTAAGCGAGCAATCGCAGCTCGACGAGTACCTAACCGAGTTCGGCATGACGGGTCACCGTGACCACGACGATCGCGAACTTCAGGCGGTCAGGAAGCTCCGCGTAGCGGTAGGTCGTATTTGGGCCGCCGCGCCCGAGGATGAACGCGCGGTTGAACTCGTCAATGCTCTGCTGCGGCAAACGCGCGCAACGCCATGGCTAACTCGGCACGCCGAGATGCCGCAGTGGCACCTGCACCTGGCGGCTCCGGCTGCGCCATTGGCTACCCGCCTGGGTGCGGAGATGGCTATGGCCTTCGCCGACCTGATTCGTGGGGACGAATTGCGCCGACTCAAACTGTGCGCGGCGCCGGACTGCCATGCGGTCCTGATCGACTTGTCACGCAACCGGTCTCGCATATTCTGCGACACGGGAAACTGCGCTAACCGACAACATGTAGCTGCGTATCGCGCACGCCACACAGCGATTGAAGTATGTGCTCGCTAA
- a CDS encoding type II 3-dehydroquinate dehydratase: protein MTATKEINRLPDAPAWRIALLNGLNMTNLGRRDKNVYGTIGSLQELESLVSEAGRHLDTHVLAFHSNHEGDLVDFIESDDSFDGYLINPGGLWAFGVPTRIALEQSGKPFVEVHFANIFATGHRSTFTQSAAGTAMGFRHHGYLGAIAALVATLDASAEQARS, encoded by the coding sequence ATGACCGCTACTAAAGAAATCAATCGTCTGCCAGACGCCCCAGCCTGGCGAATCGCATTGCTCAATGGCCTGAACATGACCAACCTCGGCCGTCGGGATAAGAACGTCTACGGCACCATTGGTTCGTTGCAGGAACTGGAGAGCCTCGTTAGCGAGGCGGGTCGCCATCTCGACACCCATGTGCTCGCCTTTCACTCGAATCACGAAGGAGATCTTGTCGACTTCATCGAGTCCGATGATTCGTTCGACGGTTACTTGATCAACCCAGGTGGGCTGTGGGCATTCGGTGTTCCAACGCGGATCGCATTGGAACAGTCCGGAAAGCCTTTCGTCGAAGTGCATTTCGCCAATATCTTTGCCACAGGCCACCGTTCGACGTTCACTCAGTCAGCGGCGGGTACGGCTATGGGCTTCCGTCACCACGGATACCTCGGGGCGATAGCGGCTTTGGTGGCGACCCTCGATGCCAGCGCAGAGCAGGCACGATCGTGA
- a CDS encoding type II 3-dehydroquinate dehydratase, with product MSKFGQLRRSDTQWRIAVLSGPNTVPALRSVPDFTDQLESWGQALDVQVRHIQSNHEGQLLELVHSSCADTDGYLVNPGGLTAVGESLRHCLKDAKRPCVEVHWDNAELGEQSIFAPSVTAIFSGLGHFSVLGALTSLVLALDDADFLHPRGTSEFNRAHGTPRSLYQ from the coding sequence ATGAGCAAATTCGGTCAACTGCGCCGTAGCGACACACAATGGAGGATCGCGGTCCTCAGCGGCCCAAACACGGTGCCCGCCCTGCGATCTGTGCCAGATTTCACCGATCAGCTGGAAAGCTGGGGCCAGGCACTCGACGTGCAAGTGCGGCACATACAGTCCAATCATGAAGGACAGCTCTTGGAGCTCGTCCACAGCAGCTGCGCGGACACTGACGGCTATCTGGTCAACCCTGGCGGGTTAACCGCTGTTGGAGAATCACTGCGCCACTGCCTCAAGGATGCGAAACGTCCCTGCGTCGAAGTTCATTGGGACAATGCCGAGCTAGGCGAGCAATCCATTTTCGCCCCCAGCGTGACGGCGATCTTCTCTGGCCTCGGCCATTTCAGTGTGTTGGGAGCACTGACCTCGTTGGTGCTTGCGCTGGACGATGCGGACTTCTTGCACCCCCGAGGAACCAGCGAATTCAATCGCGCTCACGGCACCCCCCGTTCGCTCTACCAGTAA